The following proteins are encoded in a genomic region of Sorangiineae bacterium MSr12523:
- a CDS encoding DUF692 family protein has product MSASATEAVAIARAILDGKAGHLPPIDLLNIGVSTMAPLPDALGALLEKASLGCVAHLEEINLVGEADDDRLRRVLDLCESLSPRWIQEDLGIWVWKGGALGAHMIPPILDEKSLDEATRIVGRILSASRWPFLAENPPFYCVLGDMDLLSFMAKLARRTGCGLVLDIGHFIGYCACSAKEPLSYLDTFTGWDDVVEVHLAGYTMTDTSRGTLWEDAHEVDIPPLGLTVLDRVLAFARNVKAITIEVEGARLDVLRSNVIRVAERVQAVAAHA; this is encoded by the coding sequence ATGAGCGCCAGCGCGACCGAAGCCGTCGCCATCGCCCGGGCCATCCTCGACGGCAAAGCCGGCCATCTTCCTCCGATTGATCTCCTCAATATCGGAGTCAGTACGATGGCACCGCTTCCCGATGCACTCGGTGCATTGCTCGAGAAAGCTTCGCTCGGGTGTGTGGCCCACCTCGAAGAGATCAACCTCGTCGGCGAGGCCGACGATGATCGTCTTCGCCGCGTGCTCGACTTGTGCGAATCGCTTTCGCCGCGCTGGATCCAAGAAGACCTCGGGATCTGGGTGTGGAAAGGGGGCGCTCTCGGGGCCCACATGATTCCGCCCATTCTCGACGAAAAGAGCCTCGACGAGGCGACGCGCATCGTCGGCCGCATCCTCTCCGCGTCGCGCTGGCCGTTCCTTGCCGAAAATCCGCCCTTCTATTGTGTGCTCGGCGATATGGACCTGCTCTCCTTCATGGCGAAGCTCGCGCGCCGAACCGGCTGCGGTCTCGTCCTCGACATCGGGCACTTCATTGGCTATTGCGCGTGCTCTGCCAAAGAGCCCCTTTCGTACCTCGATACCTTCACCGGTTGGGATGACGTCGTGGAAGTCCATCTCGCGGGTTACACGATGACCGACACCAGCCGCGGCACCCTGTGGGAAGATGCGCACGAAGTCGATATTCCGCCGCTGGGCCTGACCGTTCTCGACCGCGTCCTAGCGTTCGCGCGCAACGTGAAGGCGATCACCATCGAAGTGGAAGGTGCTCGCCTCGATGTACTCCGAAGCAACGTCATTCGCGTTGCCGAACGCGTTCAGGCGGTGGCCGCACATGCGTGA
- a CDS encoding aldo/keto reductase, with amino-acid sequence MHCVVRNGVNVFDLVPYCRNGGAEKALAEALSPSDDAPAVAREEIIVMSRAGFLDEDVGDFGPHTQLIEDRYISRGTFAWEDLAQGNHTIAPAFLRRAIETSVRRLRTGIDVLFVASPAIQLSIVDLPTLEDRLRRAFETLEECVSERIIGRYGVVNPAGLQLARLMELAREVGGNSHHFRAVQFPLSLHATTLGVPREQVVHGHAMNILDAARELGLWVCVSGAIRRGDAEYDMDPEVRGRLGVLVTDAQLALQWARSMPGVGVALCGMRRLAHIEENCAVAAVPLADAESVLAFLPDEAAS; translated from the coding sequence ATGCACTGCGTCGTTCGAAACGGCGTGAACGTCTTCGATCTCGTGCCGTATTGCCGCAATGGAGGCGCCGAGAAAGCCCTCGCGGAAGCGCTGTCCCCGAGCGATGACGCGCCGGCGGTTGCGCGCGAAGAGATCATCGTGATGAGCCGCGCAGGTTTTCTCGACGAGGATGTCGGCGATTTCGGTCCTCACACCCAGCTGATTGAGGATCGATATATCTCTCGTGGCACGTTCGCGTGGGAAGATCTCGCGCAGGGCAATCACACGATCGCCCCGGCATTCCTGCGTCGCGCGATCGAAACGAGCGTGCGTCGACTGCGAACGGGCATCGATGTGCTCTTCGTGGCATCGCCAGCAATACAGCTCTCGATCGTCGACCTCCCCACGCTCGAGGACCGTCTCCGCCGCGCCTTCGAAACGCTCGAAGAATGTGTCTCGGAACGTATAATCGGACGTTACGGTGTGGTCAATCCCGCCGGCCTCCAGCTCGCGCGATTGATGGAACTCGCAAGGGAGGTCGGCGGAAACAGCCACCATTTCCGTGCCGTACAATTTCCCCTCAGCTTGCATGCTACGACCCTAGGCGTGCCGCGCGAGCAAGTCGTTCACGGGCACGCGATGAACATACTGGATGCCGCACGCGAACTGGGACTCTGGGTCTGCGTGTCGGGCGCGATCAGGAGGGGCGATGCCGAGTACGACATGGATCCGGAAGTTCGAGGCCGACTCGGCGTGCTCGTGACGGACGCGCAGCTCGCGCTCCAGTGGGCTAGGTCGATGCCAGGTGTCGGGGTGGCGCTCTGCGGAATGAGGCGGCTGGCTCATATCGAGGAGAACTGCGCGGTCGCTGCGGTGCCCCTCGCGGATGCCGAGAGTGTCCTTGCATTCTTGCCAGACGAGGCTGCATCTTGA
- a CDS encoding ABC transporter ATP-binding protein/permease, whose protein sequence is MMEKDKLPIWPVARIEEALYRLGRRDDLTPTFDAIAKTILEPRDLQAWLYAAASRGGLEAEPLWVDGNALEQAIRTAGSVLVVVSWGVLAVERARGSRATLLHPDGGTMQLPLETVCAAVRSLWERKYELGSLEAVVDRAGVSRARKAKVRASLLELQLASRKIEVGWMVRPSASAPWSEQLRHGKHLGSILKLGLAFAVMNGAAVGAWYLLGRGALSGEFDSGWLAGWGLTLASAAVLQILTRSWEGAASVAMGALLKKRLLLGALRLDPSSLRHEGLGRAMARVLEAEALEELSLAGGILGIAGTIEFVVAMGLLFRTNITVFATFLLVSAVTIWMCIRHYHFVSAWTAERMTLTQNLVEHLVGRRTREVQGNSVRLHELEDAELSRYAKVSRAMDRFAAIASVIVPRGALIAGICALVPLLVSGRSSVVLWIGIGGVLLAQRSLTRLASGLGAMLEAAVAWKRASVLVDAARKPEEAASGLGLAASLRAAPMGAPILEARQLQYRFSPERQPVLRGASLTIHSGERLLVKGPSGSGKSTLVTVLAGLRSPQSGLVLLDGLDRHVLGAEVWRKKIATAPQQHENHILQGTLAFNLLLGREWPATSDDLVEAERVCEELGLGELLDRMPGRLAQTVGSTGWRLSHGEQSRIFIARALLQRSEVVILDESLAALDPTSSERVMACVLRRARTLLLVAHP, encoded by the coding sequence CCGCGTGATCTTCAGGCGTGGCTCTATGCGGCGGCCTCCCGCGGCGGCCTCGAGGCCGAGCCGCTTTGGGTCGATGGGAATGCGCTCGAGCAGGCCATCCGCACGGCGGGCTCCGTACTTGTCGTCGTATCGTGGGGAGTCCTCGCCGTCGAGCGTGCGCGGGGTAGCCGAGCGACGCTCCTTCATCCAGATGGCGGCACGATGCAACTGCCGCTCGAAACGGTCTGCGCTGCTGTGCGTTCACTATGGGAACGAAAGTACGAACTCGGGTCGCTCGAAGCGGTCGTCGATCGGGCCGGCGTGTCACGAGCACGAAAGGCGAAGGTTCGAGCTTCGCTGCTCGAGTTGCAGCTCGCCTCTCGTAAGATCGAAGTTGGCTGGATGGTTCGCCCCTCGGCAAGCGCTCCGTGGAGCGAGCAGCTTCGTCACGGCAAGCACCTCGGGAGCATCCTCAAGCTCGGCCTCGCCTTCGCGGTCATGAATGGTGCAGCGGTCGGTGCGTGGTACCTGCTCGGCCGCGGCGCGCTCTCTGGTGAGTTCGATTCGGGGTGGCTCGCTGGATGGGGCCTTACGCTCGCAAGCGCCGCAGTGCTACAAATCCTAACACGCTCTTGGGAGGGCGCAGCGTCGGTGGCCATGGGCGCGCTTTTGAAGAAGCGTCTCCTTCTCGGCGCGCTCCGGCTCGATCCATCCTCGTTACGGCACGAAGGTTTGGGCCGCGCGATGGCTCGCGTACTCGAAGCGGAGGCACTCGAGGAGCTCTCCCTCGCGGGAGGCATCCTCGGCATTGCGGGTACGATCGAATTCGTCGTAGCGATGGGCCTCCTTTTCCGAACGAACATCACCGTCTTTGCTACCTTCTTGCTCGTCTCCGCAGTCACAATCTGGATGTGTATTCGCCATTACCACTTCGTCTCGGCCTGGACCGCCGAGCGAATGACCTTGACTCAAAATCTCGTCGAGCACCTCGTGGGGCGTCGAACTCGCGAGGTTCAGGGGAACTCCGTGCGACTCCACGAACTGGAGGACGCCGAGCTCTCGCGCTACGCAAAGGTCTCGCGCGCCATGGATCGTTTCGCAGCGATTGCGAGCGTCATCGTGCCTCGCGGCGCACTCATCGCCGGCATTTGCGCACTCGTGCCCCTCCTCGTCAGCGGGCGCAGCTCCGTCGTGCTTTGGATCGGCATTGGTGGTGTGCTCCTTGCGCAACGCTCACTCACCCGACTCGCGAGTGGCCTCGGCGCCATGTTGGAGGCTGCAGTCGCGTGGAAGCGCGCCTCCGTGCTCGTCGATGCGGCACGCAAACCGGAGGAGGCAGCGAGCGGGCTCGGTCTCGCGGCTTCACTCCGCGCTGCGCCGATGGGAGCCCCCATCCTCGAGGCGCGTCAATTACAGTATCGATTCTCGCCCGAGCGGCAACCCGTACTTCGCGGTGCCTCGCTCACGATCCATTCGGGCGAGCGCCTGCTCGTCAAAGGACCGTCGGGAAGTGGCAAGTCGACGCTCGTCACGGTCCTCGCGGGATTACGGTCGCCGCAGTCCGGCCTCGTGCTGCTCGATGGGCTCGATCGCCATGTGCTCGGTGCCGAGGTCTGGCGAAAGAAGATCGCGACGGCACCGCAACAGCACGAGAACCATATCCTTCAGGGGACGCTCGCTTTCAATCTGCTGCTCGGTCGTGAGTGGCCCGCCACTTCCGACGATCTCGTCGAGGCAGAACGGGTGTGCGAAGAGCTTGGACTCGGAGAGCTCCTCGATCGAATGCCAGGCAGACTCGCGCAAACGGTCGGCTCCACAGGCTGGAGACTCTCACACGGCGAACAGAGTCGCATCTTCATTGCGCGCGCACTACTCCAACGGAGCGAAGTGGTCATTCTCGACGAAAGCCTGGCGGCTCTGGACCCAACGAGCAGTGAGCGCGTGATGGCTTGCGTCCTACGCCGCGCCCGCACATTGCTGCTGGTAGCGCACCCTTAG
- a CDS encoding arginase family protein codes for MIDVAPTMFGAPRWNQDTAYDVVFVGVPTDTGGLGHRSPAAAPGFLRSTSTLFPLMNGRTGGALGWFDYTTRTTLLQGVRMADAGDFPCSRAEGIGQLSALPYVYETLRESTKLLVILGGDHSISYFLGKALDQEGIVWVDAHEDAAGKNGAFPDCANVVSHLDDEDAVQAIAQFGLRGIVPADRREPPAKRRLCASAEDVVSALRAHSVSSTAVTVDVDVFDPSLLPAVGSALPEGLRSTDVLRVVAAVRNAGIRIPVLEVAEFAPVSELDVTSGLFLVNFLLRAIALSLD; via the coding sequence ATGATCGACGTGGCGCCAACGATGTTCGGCGCGCCAAGGTGGAATCAGGACACCGCGTACGACGTCGTCTTCGTCGGCGTTCCGACCGACACGGGCGGGCTCGGGCATCGCTCTCCCGCGGCCGCCCCGGGATTCCTTCGAAGCACGTCCACGCTCTTTCCGCTCATGAATGGAAGAACGGGCGGCGCACTCGGTTGGTTCGACTACACTACGCGCACGACGCTCCTCCAAGGAGTTCGCATGGCGGACGCCGGCGACTTTCCTTGTTCGAGGGCGGAAGGAATCGGCCAGCTTTCGGCACTCCCATACGTTTACGAGACATTGCGTGAGTCGACGAAGTTGCTGGTCATCCTTGGCGGCGACCACTCGATCTCGTACTTTCTCGGGAAGGCGCTCGATCAAGAGGGCATCGTGTGGGTCGATGCGCACGAGGACGCGGCGGGGAAGAACGGTGCGTTTCCGGACTGTGCGAATGTCGTCTCCCATCTCGACGACGAGGATGCCGTTCAAGCGATCGCCCAGTTTGGATTGAGGGGGATCGTTCCTGCCGACAGACGGGAGCCCCCAGCGAAGCGGCGCCTCTGCGCAAGCGCAGAAGACGTTGTGTCTGCGCTACGTGCGCATTCGGTATCCTCGACGGCGGTGACGGTCGATGTGGACGTATTCGATCCGAGCCTCCTCCCCGCAGTCGGATCCGCGTTACCCGAGGGCCTCCGATCGACGGACGTCCTGCGTGTCGTTGCGGCCGTTCGGAATGCAGGCATCCGCATACCCGTGCTCGAGGTTGCGGAGTTTGCACCGGTCTCGGAGCTCGACGTCACCTCGGGACTCTTCCTCGTCAACTTCCTTCTGCGTGCGATCGCGCTCTCGCTGGATTGA
- a CDS encoding B12-binding domain-containing radical SAM protein: MYRIALISPPYGAASTDSMRPIGLMAIHSYLANEFGERIEVELFDYSDCRDDDYACLDTDGIATYDLVGLCAYSTNFMIVRAWAIQIKARNHRVKTVIGGPHATALPQYLAEHHRDAFDFVVRGEGERPLSAIIRTLIDGGRPPRVAGVVYKDKLGIVSVGTTDPVKDLDTVPIPIAKVRSPYEQYLVAFDRKEKRFRKAFPFTTSRGCPFSCTFCSIRASDSKWRAVSAERLGDWIAAAKVEDPSIEHINFMDADFLIDKKRVIAIGEMFEMRHPEQTWSFSARVDDLRRLGETALRKLVSQGLRAVEVGFESGSQSMLDKMGKHVKVADNYFALAMLQRLELDVLIDFILFLPDETPEQLRESLTFIRTAGLADYLPHHHLFTALVQYPSTPLRKFYEELIGTQFSLDVLPEPVTLFTNPATKKIYQYFVCDFYPYIQRLSAMIARVDISATEMASSDRRVAQYLRIEAVSLRQLPCVVLEALLDSNDAGTLMGTTSLIEAVPWLENFDRHFDHLEELCRQRAVAA; this comes from the coding sequence GTGTATCGTATTGCGCTCATATCGCCTCCGTACGGCGCTGCGTCGACTGACTCCATGCGTCCTATCGGGTTGATGGCCATTCATAGCTATCTTGCAAATGAGTTTGGAGAACGAATAGAAGTGGAGCTGTTCGACTACTCCGATTGCCGAGATGACGACTATGCATGCCTCGACACTGACGGTATTGCTACGTACGATTTGGTCGGTCTCTGCGCCTACAGCACGAACTTCATGATCGTCCGAGCCTGGGCAATTCAGATCAAAGCGCGGAACCACCGCGTGAAGACGGTCATCGGCGGTCCGCACGCAACGGCATTGCCACAATATCTCGCGGAGCATCACCGCGACGCGTTCGATTTCGTCGTGCGCGGTGAGGGGGAACGTCCGCTTTCGGCCATCATTCGGACACTCATTGACGGCGGGCGTCCTCCACGTGTCGCGGGCGTGGTCTACAAAGACAAACTCGGTATCGTTTCGGTTGGGACGACGGATCCGGTCAAGGATCTGGATACCGTCCCAATCCCGATCGCGAAGGTGCGTTCGCCTTACGAGCAGTACCTCGTCGCATTCGACCGCAAAGAAAAGCGCTTCCGTAAAGCGTTCCCGTTCACCACGAGCCGTGGATGCCCATTCTCCTGCACGTTCTGCTCGATCCGTGCGTCGGACTCGAAGTGGCGGGCGGTTAGTGCGGAGCGCTTGGGCGACTGGATCGCCGCAGCTAAGGTCGAGGACCCCTCGATCGAGCACATCAACTTCATGGATGCGGACTTCCTCATCGACAAGAAGCGGGTCATCGCAATTGGCGAAATGTTCGAGATGCGACATCCAGAGCAGACGTGGAGCTTTTCGGCACGGGTGGACGACCTCCGGCGTCTCGGTGAGACCGCCCTCCGCAAACTCGTCTCGCAAGGTCTCCGCGCCGTCGAAGTCGGCTTCGAGTCAGGCTCGCAGTCGATGCTGGACAAGATGGGGAAGCACGTCAAAGTCGCAGACAATTACTTCGCACTCGCGATGCTGCAGAGACTCGAACTCGACGTACTCATCGATTTCATTCTCTTCCTCCCTGATGAGACTCCGGAGCAGTTGCGCGAGAGTCTCACGTTCATTCGTACCGCCGGGCTCGCAGATTACTTGCCGCACCACCATCTTTTCACCGCGCTGGTCCAGTATCCGTCGACGCCTCTGCGTAAATTTTACGAAGAACTCATAGGGACCCAATTTTCCTTGGATGTCCTCCCAGAACCGGTGACCCTCTTTACGAATCCGGCTACGAAGAAGATCTACCAATACTTCGTTTGCGATTTCTACCCGTACATCCAGCGTCTGTCCGCCATGATCGCTCGGGTCGATATTTCCGCGACGGAAATGGCGTCGAGTGATCGCAGGGTCGCTCAATACCTACGCATCGAGGCCGTCTCGCTGAGACAGCTGCCTTGTGTCGTCCTCGAGGCATTACTCGACTCGAATGATGCTGGGACTCTGATGGGCACCACGTCACTCATCGAGGCCGTGCCGTGGCTGGAAAACTTCGATCGACACTTTGACCATCTGGAGGAGCTATGTCGTCAGCGTGCAGTGGCAGCGTGA